A genomic stretch from Setaria viridis chromosome 1, Setaria_viridis_v4.0, whole genome shotgun sequence includes:
- the LOC117866627 gene encoding putative germin-like protein 2-2: MASHLLFLALLAMACSCAIASDPSLLQDFCVADKTSLVQVNGFACKDGKDVTAEDFYFSGLDKVGNISSKQGSAVTAVNVAQIPGLNTMGISMVRIDYAPNGMNPPHTHPRATEILTVLEGSLFVGFVTSNPNNALITKALNKGDVFVFPKGLIHFQFNNGTNNAVALAGLSSQNPGVITIANTVFGSKPSIADNILAKAFQVNKATVDLMQAQF, from the exons ATGGCGAGTCATTTGTTGTTCCTTGCTTTGTTGGCTATGGCCTGCTCCTGTGCCATCGCCTCAGATCCGAGCCTTCTCCAAGACTTCTGCGTTGCCGACAAAACATCTCTTG TGCAAGTCAATGGATTTGCTTGCAAAGACGGAAAGGACGTCACAGCAGAAGATTTCTACTTCTCCGGCCTTGACAAGGTTGGAAACATCAGCAGCAAGCAGGGCTCAGCTGTGACAGCAGTCAATGTCGCACAGATCCCCGGGTTGAACACGATGGGGATCTCCATGGTTCGCATCGACTATGCTCCCAATGGCATGAACCCACCTCATACTCACCCTCGTGCCACAGAGATACTGACAGTGTTGGAGGGCTCGCTCTTTGTTGGCTTTGTTACCTCGAATCCAAACAACGCGCTGATCACCAAGGCTCTGAACAAGGGAGACGTGTTTGTATTCCCTAAGGGACTTATCCACTTCCAGTTCAACAATGGTACAAACAATGCTGTAGCTCTTGCAGGATTAAGCAGCCAGAACCCTGGAGTGATCACTATTGCCAACACAGTGTTTGGATCGAAGCCATCCATTGCGGACAATATACTCGCCAAGGCCTTTCAGGTCAACAAAGCAACAGTGGACTTAATGCAAGCTCAGTTCTAA